In Caballeronia insecticola, the following are encoded in one genomic region:
- a CDS encoding ATP-binding sensor histidine kinase, whose protein sequence is MGSNLEVLTQDGDHVFFRTERESAGGRLTTVLGMRPAREPPTAHILKRMSHEFGLRDSLDRSWAVMPLELAWQGEATTLFFEDFSGKPLDNLLVKPFKPDHFLEVAIGIASAVSKLHQSGLVHKDLKPAHILVNTTDKSVRLRGLGLATLNPRERQPFVPPETIDGTLAYMAPEQTGHMNRSVDTRSDLYSLGIVFYQMLTGVLPFAADEPMEWVHCHVARNPIPLEKHIDVPSQIARIVQKLLAKAAEDRYQTAAGLERDLRRCHVGAYSPFDIETFPLGARDTPSRLFIPEKLYGRETDLRTLHAAFDHVVSAGSPKLVLVSGYSGIGKSSVVNELHKSLVPPRGLFASGKFDEYKRGIPYATIAQALQSLISQLLGKSDDEMSRWRTALQDAVGQNGQLMTTIVPNLAVIMGEQPVPPEVPSQDQQARFQMVLRRFLGVFARPEHPLTLFLDDLQWLDTGTLDLIEHLITHADVRHLLIVGAYRDNEVGPGHPLETRLARLRRLGDGVKEIELAPLRKVDITRLLMDTLHMPSGAVASLAALIFEKTAGNPFFSIQFVTALAEQGLLAFDADTSIWKWDLPGLRGQGFTDNVADLMAAKLRRLPLATRRALGELACLGSVVSTLDFALTQSQPETDWRAALSVAVRAGLLHESPETYTFLHDRIREAAYALIPEDARASTHLTMGRALATRATAESLRESIFEIVNQFGHGVQLISEPSEREQVARLELIAGDRAKASAAYETAAQYYATGRALLPERAWENCYPLVFDLELNEAESLYLAGEMSLAETKLAALVPRARTLVDAAAVACARINLFTILDQSGHAVAAGLEYLRQTGENWSSAPTADDVANAYGDIWKQIEQQPIEALSGLPFMQSEERSATMNVLTVLTTPALFTNSNLFRLTVVRMATLSFAYGNTHGSSLAYAWLGSILGSYFNDYQAGFRFGALGLNLVDRLGLDRFRARVYLVFGVHIAHWSRPLDLSLGYIRQAFDAAMRTGDISFASYACADSLAHRIARSDALEEVEQEAERNLEFARRAQFGFIVDVIHAQRALVRFLRGSAKDARMIEAEFNESGFEQRAKDQPQLALPACYYWIRRLQGSVFAGDIPSAIRSIRRIRPVLWTTPTQFEHAEYYFYGALAWAMRCEQVAPDRARRCVARLLAHHAQLLRWVEHCPTTFASRVALTTAEIARAQGRGLDVLQLYEEAIARAGRDRLLYVEALAYERAAGFCLKQGLHTVAQAYLHSATECYLRWGAHGKARQLLEHVIRRPDGLAMHDSTSTIQTSIEHLDLATVLKVSQAVSREMISGRLIDVLLRTVMERAGAERSVLVLEQGQEQRIVADATIDNGRVRINQNDRPVTSKELPLSVLLTVTRLRETMVVRDARADLSLAGDPYLRDSGSRSILCLPMINQGKLLGFLYLENNHVQDIFTSAQIGILRFLASQAAVALDNSRLYLDLARREAKIRRLVDANIVGVTFWHRDGLIIDANDAFLRIVGYDRDDLCAGRLNWQTLTPDQHVEHIGAWTTAGSADSGQAGAYEKEYIRKDGSRAPVLVVFAGAKEESDEGISFVLDLTDRKRNEEALRMMRIGLEHGNRVAMMGQLAASVAHEVKQPMTGLMNNANLLLRQLEHENPELSKLRKTASRIVRDTRRASDVIDRTSALVHKTTPPKELLDLNDVIRVVTRFVRAEAIRQSIQLNLHLADPLPGVYGDRIQLQQLVLNLMMNSIEAVSNIVGRVRTLWIESRVDRAGFVCGVVRDNGPGIPVEDMEPIFDAFHTSKASGMGMGLAICRSIVEAHGGHLTAGSNAWVESGAQSSELCGAVFCFSLPPATRET, encoded by the coding sequence ATGGGTAGCAACCTCGAAGTCCTGACCCAAGACGGCGACCATGTATTTTTCCGAACGGAGCGTGAGTCTGCCGGCGGGCGCCTGACGACCGTTTTGGGCATGCGTCCGGCGAGAGAGCCACCCACCGCTCACATTCTCAAGCGGATGTCGCATGAGTTTGGTTTGAGAGATTCGCTTGATCGCTCCTGGGCCGTGATGCCGCTCGAACTGGCCTGGCAAGGCGAAGCAACCACGCTTTTCTTTGAGGATTTCAGCGGTAAGCCTCTCGATAATCTCCTCGTTAAGCCCTTTAAGCCTGATCATTTTCTTGAAGTTGCGATCGGCATTGCATCGGCGGTCAGCAAACTTCACCAGTCCGGTCTCGTTCACAAGGACCTCAAACCTGCGCATATTCTCGTCAACACAACCGACAAGTCGGTTCGGCTAAGAGGTCTCGGACTCGCGACGCTCAATCCGCGGGAGCGTCAGCCGTTCGTGCCTCCAGAGACGATCGACGGAACGCTCGCCTATATGGCGCCCGAGCAAACGGGCCACATGAACCGTTCTGTCGATACGCGCAGCGATCTTTATTCCTTGGGCATCGTGTTCTATCAGATGCTTACGGGTGTGCTGCCATTCGCAGCAGACGAGCCGATGGAATGGGTGCATTGTCACGTTGCGCGTAATCCGATTCCTCTTGAGAAGCATATCGACGTGCCGTCTCAAATCGCGCGCATTGTGCAGAAGCTGCTCGCCAAGGCGGCAGAGGACCGGTATCAGACCGCGGCCGGTCTCGAGCGCGATCTCCGACGCTGCCACGTGGGTGCTTACTCGCCATTCGACATCGAAACGTTTCCGCTAGGTGCGCGAGATACGCCGAGCCGGCTATTCATCCCGGAAAAACTCTACGGAAGAGAAACCGACCTCCGCACGCTGCATGCCGCCTTCGATCATGTCGTGTCGGCCGGTTCGCCGAAGCTCGTGCTGGTCTCCGGATACTCGGGAATTGGTAAGTCGTCGGTCGTCAATGAGCTGCACAAATCGCTCGTGCCGCCGCGGGGATTGTTCGCATCGGGCAAGTTCGACGAGTACAAACGCGGCATCCCGTACGCCACGATCGCGCAGGCGCTTCAAAGCCTGATTTCGCAATTGCTCGGCAAGAGCGACGATGAAATGTCGCGATGGCGCACCGCGCTTCAGGACGCCGTCGGCCAGAATGGGCAACTGATGACGACGATCGTGCCAAACCTGGCCGTCATCATGGGTGAACAGCCCGTGCCGCCTGAGGTGCCATCGCAAGATCAGCAGGCCCGGTTCCAGATGGTGCTGCGCCGCTTTCTCGGCGTCTTCGCCCGGCCCGAGCATCCGCTCACGCTCTTTCTCGACGATCTCCAGTGGCTCGATACCGGTACGCTCGATCTCATCGAACATCTGATCACGCATGCGGACGTACGTCATCTGCTGATCGTCGGGGCCTATCGCGACAACGAGGTCGGGCCGGGGCATCCGCTCGAGACACGATTGGCCCGTCTGCGCCGCCTCGGCGATGGCGTGAAAGAGATCGAGCTCGCGCCGCTGCGCAAGGTCGATATCACACGTCTGCTCATGGACACGCTGCACATGCCATCGGGCGCGGTTGCGTCGCTGGCGGCGTTGATTTTCGAAAAGACGGCGGGGAATCCGTTCTTTTCGATTCAGTTCGTCACGGCGCTCGCGGAGCAGGGGCTGCTGGCGTTCGACGCTGACACGTCGATCTGGAAGTGGGATCTTCCGGGGCTCCGCGGTCAGGGTTTCACCGACAACGTCGCGGACCTCATGGCCGCCAAACTCAGGAGATTGCCACTGGCGACCCGCCGTGCGCTCGGTGAGCTGGCCTGTCTGGGGAGCGTGGTATCCACGCTGGACTTCGCTCTTACACAGTCGCAGCCGGAGACCGATTGGCGCGCGGCGCTCTCGGTGGCGGTGCGGGCGGGACTGCTGCACGAATCTCCCGAAACATATACCTTTCTCCACGATCGTATTCGAGAAGCCGCATATGCACTCATTCCTGAGGACGCGCGAGCGTCGACGCATCTGACGATGGGGCGGGCATTGGCAACCCGCGCGACGGCCGAGTCGCTGAGGGAAAGCATCTTCGAAATCGTGAACCAGTTCGGGCACGGCGTGCAGTTGATCAGCGAGCCATCCGAGCGCGAGCAGGTCGCGCGCCTGGAGCTGATTGCAGGCGATCGGGCAAAGGCGTCCGCTGCCTATGAGACCGCCGCGCAGTATTACGCGACGGGTCGCGCCCTGCTGCCAGAGCGTGCCTGGGAAAACTGCTACCCGCTTGTATTCGATCTCGAACTCAACGAGGCGGAGAGCCTGTATCTCGCCGGCGAGATGAGTCTGGCGGAGACGAAACTGGCCGCTCTCGTACCGCGCGCGCGAACGCTCGTCGATGCCGCCGCGGTCGCGTGCGCGCGCATCAACCTCTTCACCATCCTCGATCAAAGCGGTCACGCGGTCGCGGCTGGTCTGGAATACTTGCGTCAGACGGGTGAAAACTGGTCGTCGGCGCCCACCGCGGACGACGTGGCGAACGCATACGGCGATATCTGGAAACAGATCGAACAGCAACCGATAGAAGCGCTATCGGGGCTACCCTTCATGCAAAGCGAGGAACGTAGCGCAACGATGAATGTGCTGACGGTCCTCACGACGCCTGCCCTGTTCACGAACTCGAATCTGTTCCGGCTGACGGTCGTGCGCATGGCCACCCTGAGTTTCGCCTATGGCAACACGCATGGATCTTCGCTTGCCTATGCCTGGCTGGGCAGCATTCTCGGCTCGTACTTCAATGACTATCAGGCGGGTTTTCGCTTCGGCGCTCTCGGTCTGAATCTGGTCGACCGCCTTGGGCTCGACCGATTCCGCGCCCGCGTCTATCTCGTGTTCGGGGTGCACATCGCCCACTGGTCGCGTCCGCTCGATCTCTCCCTGGGCTATATCAGGCAGGCATTCGATGCCGCGATGCGCACAGGCGATATCTCTTTTGCCAGTTACGCCTGTGCCGACAGCCTGGCACATCGGATTGCCCGGAGTGATGCTCTTGAAGAAGTGGAGCAGGAGGCAGAGCGCAATCTGGAGTTCGCGCGAAGGGCACAGTTCGGCTTTATCGTCGACGTCATTCACGCACAACGTGCCCTTGTCCGATTTCTACGCGGATCGGCCAAGGATGCGCGCATGATCGAAGCGGAGTTCAACGAAAGCGGGTTCGAGCAACGCGCAAAGGATCAGCCTCAGCTCGCGTTGCCTGCGTGCTATTACTGGATACGTCGTCTTCAGGGCAGTGTCTTCGCCGGCGATATCCCGTCAGCGATTCGCTCCATCAGAAGGATACGACCTGTTCTATGGACTACGCCGACTCAGTTCGAACACGCCGAATATTATTTTTATGGCGCGCTGGCGTGGGCGATGCGATGCGAGCAAGTCGCGCCAGACCGGGCCCGGCGTTGCGTTGCCCGACTTCTGGCTCACCATGCTCAACTGCTCCGCTGGGTGGAGCATTGTCCGACGACCTTCGCCAGCCGGGTCGCCCTCACCACAGCCGAGATTGCCCGCGCGCAAGGCCGCGGGCTGGATGTGCTGCAACTTTACGAAGAAGCCATTGCGCGCGCTGGTCGTGACCGCCTTCTTTATGTAGAGGCGCTGGCGTACGAACGTGCTGCCGGATTCTGCCTGAAGCAAGGCTTGCACACCGTGGCACAGGCGTATCTGCACAGCGCGACGGAGTGTTATCTGCGCTGGGGCGCGCACGGGAAGGCCCGCCAGTTGCTCGAGCACGTGATCCGCAGGCCCGACGGACTCGCAATGCACGACTCGACCAGTACCATCCAGACGTCGATCGAGCATCTGGATCTGGCGACGGTGCTGAAAGTCTCGCAGGCCGTGTCGCGGGAAATGATATCCGGACGACTGATCGACGTGCTCTTGCGAACCGTGATGGAGCGAGCGGGAGCAGAGCGGAGCGTTCTCGTCCTGGAGCAGGGCCAGGAGCAGCGGATTGTCGCGGACGCGACGATCGACAATGGCAGGGTGCGCATCAATCAGAATGACAGGCCAGTGACGTCGAAGGAACTGCCTCTCAGCGTGCTGCTCACGGTAACCCGACTGCGCGAGACGATGGTCGTGCGTGACGCGCGGGCCGACCTGTCGCTCGCCGGCGATCCCTATCTGCGCGACAGCGGCAGTCGCTCCATACTCTGCTTGCCCATGATCAACCAGGGAAAGCTGCTGGGTTTTCTATATCTGGAAAACAATCACGTCCAGGATATATTCACGTCTGCGCAGATCGGCATCCTGCGGTTTCTCGCCTCGCAGGCGGCAGTGGCCCTGGATAACAGCCGCCTTTATCTGGACCTGGCCAGGCGTGAGGCAAAGATCAGAAGGCTGGTGGACGCGAACATCGTTGGGGTCACGTTCTGGCACCGGGATGGGCTCATCATCGACGCGAACGATGCGTTTCTCAGGATCGTGGGATACGACCGCGACGATCTTTGCGCTGGTCGATTGAATTGGCAGACCCTGACACCGGATCAACATGTCGAGCACATCGGTGCCTGGACAACGGCCGGTTCGGCAGACAGCGGACAAGCGGGTGCGTACGAAAAGGAATACATCCGCAAGGATGGAAGCCGGGCGCCCGTGCTGGTTGTGTTCGCCGGGGCGAAAGAGGAATCCGATGAAGGGATTTCATTCGTGCTGGATCTGACCGACCGCAAACGTAACGAAGAGGCGTTGCGGATGATGCGCATCGGTCTTGAGCATGGCAATCGCGTCGCCATGATGGGACAGCTTGCGGCGTCGGTGGCGCATGAGGTCAAGCAGCCGATGACGGGTCTCATGAATAACGCAAATCTCCTGCTGCGTCAGCTGGAGCATGAGAATCCCGAACTTTCAAAGCTGCGGAAAACCGCTTCGCGAATCGTGAGAGACACACGACGCGCGAGCGATGTCATCGATCGCACGAGTGCACTTGTTCACAAGACGACGCCTCCAAAAGAACTACTGGATTTGAATGACGTGATTCGCGTCGTCACGAGGTTCGTCCGCGCGGAGGCAATCAGACAATCCATACAACTGAATCTGCACCTCGCGGATCCGCTGCCGGGCGTGTACGGAGATCGAATTCAGCTGCAGCAGTTGGTCTTGAACTTGATGATGAACAGCATTGAGGCGGTGTCGAACATCGTCGGGCGGGTACGTACACTGTGGATCGAAAGCCGTGTCGACCGAG